A single genomic interval of Pyrus communis chromosome 7, drPyrComm1.1, whole genome shotgun sequence harbors:
- the LOC137741100 gene encoding receptor-like protein 7, giving the protein MKMESWLSKFTCLHCLLLLLLNATHCISFVLTQTRTLCHANEKSFLLQFKESFTINKSASYSPFAYPKVASWAREGDHNQSNCCSWDGVECHAESGRVIGLNLRSSCLYGSIKSNNTLFRLVHLQMLDLSDNNFNSSEIPSRLGHDLSSLSYLNPSLSAFSGQIPSEISKLSKLSTLVLSYNNGLELKKSIMRILVQNLTSIKQLHLSDVGIYSTVPDILVNASSLTSLKLSYCGLYGEFPVGIFHLANLEELRLYSNTDLNGYFPNFNRTNSLKILDVSLTNFSGELPSSIGNLHSLNYFEISGCGFDSHVPSSFGNLTQLSFLEMTSFHDLSVGQFLVPDSLSCFGKLTKLNYLRLSNITLRGNFPRFVANLTQLAYLDLRGNLITGEIPSWLAADLTQLTYLQLGFNDLQGAVPKSLFHLRNLEFLDLTANNLSGLVEFDEFSNLKKLKALRLSYNNLSVRVKSGLSATFPKFEILELSECNLTEFLEFLKNQYELGALYLSGNNIHGQIPKWLWNATGETLVNLDLGFYFLTGFEENPVTLPWENLQIFYLEANRLQGSLPIPPQSITSYIVSNNNYSGEVSPLFCNLNYLQDLNLANNNLSGMLPQCLGKSSSLEILHLMFNSFHGDIPPFCANKNSLKFVGLGYNRLQGMLPRSMADCIQLEFLHIGNNQISDIFPSWLGVLPVLRGLILGSNAFHGIIGKPPTNHEFPNLCIIDLSNNLYSGMLPSKYMENWNFMKYVVANEGSVANKGSLYFEVSSGKANKYGNFYQYSYYMVIPGKGKYDYTPSDMRLIDFSSNRFEGEIPASIIGSLRALRLLNLSNNALCGQIPSSLGNLTALESLDLSRNKLSGMIPGSLAQLTFLGYFNVSYNHLWGPIPLGQQFGTFLEDSYQGNSGLCGELLSKKCEGSGSSMPPPPSSLEEGEKAGFPLEFDWYVVLPGVVSGLIVGVVTGNTLADKKHEWFVEKFSRRRKPTTTWARRGRRT; this is encoded by the coding sequence ATGAAAATGGAATCTTGGTTGTCCAAGTTTACCTGTTTGCATTGTCTTCTTTTGCTATTACTCAATGCTACTCATTGTATTTCATTTGTGCTGACTCAGACACGGACACTTTGCCATGCTAACGAGAAATCGTTCTTGTTACAATTCAAGGAAAGCTTTACGATAAACAAGTCAGCTTCTTATTCTCCTTTTGCTTATCCGAAGGTTGCATCTTGGGCTCGAGAAGGAGATCATAATCAGAGTAACTGTTGTTCGTGGGATGGTGTTGAGTGCCATGCGGAGTCTGGCCGTGTCATTGGCCTTAACCTCAGGAGCAGCTGTCTCTATGGTTCTATCAAGTCCAACAACACCCTCTTCCGACTTGTTCACTTGCAGATGCTTGACCTCTCAGATAACAACTTCAATTCGTCTGAAATACCATCGAGATTGGGCCATGACCTTTCGAGTCTATCCTATCTCAACCCTTCACTATCTGCATTTTCTGGCCAAATTCCATCTGAAATTTCAAAGCTATCCAAACTGTCTACCCTTGTTCTGTCTTACAATAATGGTTTGGAGCTTAAGAAGTCCATCATGAGAATCCTAGTCCAAAACTTGACCAGCataaaacaacttcatcttagtGATGTAGGCATATACTCCACTGTGCCTGATATCTTGGTCAATGCATCTTCTCTCACATCTCTCAAACTAAGCTACTGTGGGTTGTATGGGGAATTCCCAGTAGGCATTTTCCACCTAGCAAACCTAGAGGAGCTTAGATTATACTCGAACACAGACCTAAATGGTTATTTTCCTAATTTTAACAGGACCAATTCCCTCAAAATATTGGATGTTTCATTGACAAATTTCTCTGGTGAACTTCCTAGTTCTATCGGAAACCTTCATTCCTTAAATTACTTTGAAATCTCAGGCtgtggttttgattcccatgtTCCATCTTCATTCGGAAACCTTACCCAGCTCAGTTTCCTTGAGATGACTTCATTTCATGACCTTTCCGTAGGCCAATTCTTAGTTCCTGATTCCTTGTCTTGTTTTGGAAAACTAACCAAGCTAAACTACTTGCGTCTTTCGAATATTACCTTACGGGGAAATTTCCCACGTTTTGTGGCTAACCTGACCCAACTTGCATATCTAGACTTGCGTGGCAATTTAATAACTGGTGAAATCCCATCTTGGCTTGCAGCAGATTTGACCCAATTAACTTATCTGCAGCTCGGCTTCAACGATTTGCAAGGAGCAGTTCCTAAGTCGCTTTTCCACCTCAGAAATCTTGAATTTCTTGACCTTACCGCTAATAATTTGAGTGGATTAGTTGAGTTTGATGAGTTTTCCAACCTCAAAAAGTTGAAGGCACTTCGTTTATCGTACAACAACTTATCCGTGCGTGTCAAATCTGGTTTGAGTGCTACTTTTCCAAAGTTCGAAATTCTAGAGTTGAGTGAATGCAACTTGACAGAGTTTCTagaatttttgaaaaatcaatACGAATTGGGAGCCCTATACCTTTCTGGTAACAATATTCATGGCCAAATACCAAAATGGCTCTGGAATGCAACTGGAGAAACTTTGGTCAATCTCGACCTCGGCTTTTACTTCTTAACAGGCTTTGAGGAAAATCCAGTCACTCTTCCATGGGAAAATctgcaaattttttatcttgAGGCTAATCGGTTACAAGGGTCATTGCCAATTCCACCACAATCTATCACATCTTACATTGTCAGCAATAATAATTACAGTGGAGAAGTTTCACCATTATTCTGCAACTTGAATTATCTTCAAGATCTTAATTTGGCCAACAACAACCTGAGTGGCATGCTTCCACAGTGTTTGGGGAAGTCCAGTAGCTTGGAAATACTGCATTTGATGTTTAATTCTTTCCACGGCGATATTCCTCCATTTTGTGCTAACaaaaatagtttgaaatttGTTGGGTTGGGTTACAATCGGTTACAGGGGATGCTACCAAGATCAATGGCCGATTGCATTCAGTTAGAGTTTCTTCACATTGGCAACAATCAAATCAGTGACATCTTCCCTTCTTGGTTAGGGGTACTTCCAGTATTGAGGGGTCTCATTTTGGGGTCGAATGCATTTCATGGGATAATTGGGAAGCCTCCAACTAATCATGAGTTCCCAAACTTGTGCATCATTGATTTATCCAACAATCTATATTCAGGGATGTTGCCTTCTAAGTACATGGAGAACTGGAATTTCATGAAATATGTTGTCGCAAACGAAGGAAGTGTCGCAAACAAAGGAAGCCTGTACTTTGAAGTCTCATCAGGCAAGGCAAATAAATATGGAAATTTCTATCAATATTCATACTATATGGTAATTCCTGGAAAAGGGAAATATGATTATACCCCCTCTGATATGAGACTCATAGATTTCTCAAGTAATAGATTTGAAGGAGAGATTCCAGCAAGTATCATTGGGAGTCTAAGAGCACTTCGGTTGCTAAACCTCTCCAACAACGCTCTCTGTGGTCAAATCCCCTCATCTCTGGGGAACTTGACTGCTCTTGAATCGTTGGATCTCTCTCGAAACAAGCTCTCAGGAATGATCCCCGGTAGTTTGGCACAACTCACTTTCCTTGGGTACTTCAACGTGTCATATAACCATCTTTGGGGGCCTATACCACTTGGCCAACAATTTGGTACATTCCTAGAAGATTCATACCAAGGAAACTCAGGTCTGTGTGGAGAGCTTTTGTCCAAGAAATGCGAGGGTTCTGGGAGCTCGATGCCGCCGCCACCATCAAGCCTTGAAGAAGGTGAAAAGGCAGGATTTCCCCTTGAGTTTGACTGGTACGTAGTCCTGCCGGGAGTTGTTAGCGGACTAATAGTGGGAGTGGTTACTGGAAACACGTTGGCAGACAAGAAGCATGAATGGTTTGTGGAGAAATTCAGCAGGAGGAGGAAGCCAACAACCACATGGGCGAGGAGGGGACGCAGAACTTAA